One genomic segment of Helicobacter pylori NQ4053 includes these proteins:
- the rpmJ gene encoding 50S ribosomal protein L36: MKVRPSVKKMCDKCKIIKRRGVIRVICATPKHKQRQG, translated from the coding sequence ATGAAAGTCAGGCCATCAGTGAAAAAGATGTGCGATAAGTGCAAAATCATTAAAAGAAGGGGTGTTATTAGAGTGATCTGCGCTACCCCCAAACACAAACAAAGACAAGGATAA
- the infA gene encoding translation initiation factor IF-1 has translation MARDDVIEVDGKVIEALPNATFKVELDNKHVVLCRISGKMRMHYIRIALGDRVKLELTPYSLDKGRITFRYK, from the coding sequence ATGGCAAGAGATGATGTTATAGAAGTGGATGGAAAAGTGATTGAGGCGTTGCCTAACGCCACTTTTAAGGTGGAGTTAGACAATAAGCATGTGGTGTTGTGCCGTATTTCTGGAAAGATGCGCATGCACTATATTAGGATTGCTTTAGGCGATAGGGTCAAGCTAGAGCTTACGCCCTATAGCTTAGACAAGGGTCGGATAACTTTTAGATATAAATGA
- the map gene encoding type I methionyl aminopeptidase — MAISIKSPKEIKALRKAGELTAQALALLEREVRPGVSLLELDKMAEDFIKSSHARPAFKGLYGFPNSVCMSLNEVVIHGIPTDYVLQEGDIIGLDLGVEVDGYYGDSALTLPIGAISPQDEKLLACSKESLMHAINSIRVGMHFKELSQILERAIVERGFVPLKGFCGHGIGKKPHEEPEIPNYLEKGVKANSGPKIKEGMVFCLEPMVCQKQGEPKILADKWSVVSVDGLNTSHHEHTIAIVGNKAVILTER, encoded by the coding sequence ATGGCAATCTCTATTAAAAGCCCAAAAGAAATCAAAGCTCTAAGAAAAGCCGGGGAATTAACCGCTCAAGCGTTAGCCCTTTTAGAGCGAGAAGTAAGGCCTGGGGTTTCACTTTTAGAGCTGGATAAAATGGCTGAAGATTTTATCAAATCCTCTCATGCCAGGCCTGCTTTTAAGGGGCTATATGGATTCCCTAACTCTGTGTGCATGTCCTTAAATGAGGTGGTTATTCATGGCATTCCTACGGATTATGTTTTACAAGAAGGGGATATTATAGGCTTGGATTTGGGGGTGGAGGTGGATGGTTATTATGGCGATTCGGCCCTCACGCTTCCCATAGGCGCGATAAGCCCGCAAGATGAAAAATTGCTCGCTTGCTCTAAAGAGAGCTTGATGCATGCCATTAATTCAATTAGAGTGGGCATGCATTTTAAAGAGTTGAGTCAGATTTTAGAGAGAGCTATTGTAGAAAGGGGCTTTGTGCCTTTGAAAGGATTTTGTGGGCATGGCATTGGTAAAAAACCCCATGAAGAGCCAGAGATCCCCAACTACCTAGAAAAAGGCGTCAAAGCTAATAGCGGCCCTAAAATCAAAGAGGGCATGGTATTTTGCTTAGAGCCTATGGTGTGTCAAAAACAGGGCGAGCCTAAAATACTAGCGGATAAGTGGAGCGTGGTTTCAGTGGATGGGCTTAACACAAGCCACCATGAGCATACTATCGCCATAGTTGGCAATAAAGCAGTGATTCTTACGGAGCGTTAA